A genomic stretch from Pseudomonas alkylphenolica includes:
- the oprI gene encoding outer membrane lipoprotei OprI, translated as MNNVLKFSALALAAVLATGCSSVSKETEARLTATEDAAARAQARADEAYRKADDALAAAQKAQQTADEANERALRMLDKASRK; from the coding sequence ATGAACAACGTTCTGAAATTTTCTGCTCTGGCTCTGGCCGCAGTTCTGGCTACCGGTTGCAGCAGCGTATCCAAAGAAACTGAAGCTCGTCTGACCGCTACTGAAGACGCAGCTGCTCGTGCACAAGCTCGCGCTGACGAAGCCTACCGCAAAGCTGACGACGCTCTGGCTGCTGCTCAAAAAGCACAACAGACCGCTGACGAAGCTAACGAGCGCGCTCTGCGTATGCTGGACAAAGCCAGCCGTAAGTAA
- a CDS encoding ABC transporter ATP-binding protein: MGPSILTARNLSKVVPSAEGDLTILHELSLELKQGDSLAIVGASGSGKSTLLGLLAGLDLPSAGSVTLAGHDLGPLDEDQRARVRAEHVGFVFQSFQLLDSLNALENVMLPLELDGRRDAREHARSLLERVGLGQRLSHSPRQLSGGEQQRVAIARAFAAEPAVLFADEPTGNLDSHTGERISDLLFELNKERGTTLVLVTHDERLAQRCRRLIRLDAGHLVAPLEP, from the coding sequence ATGGGCCCCAGCATTCTCACTGCGCGGAACCTTAGCAAAGTGGTTCCCAGCGCGGAAGGCGACCTGACCATCCTGCACGAACTCTCACTGGAATTGAAACAGGGCGACAGCCTGGCCATTGTCGGGGCATCGGGTTCGGGCAAGTCGACCCTGCTCGGCCTGCTTGCCGGCCTGGACCTGCCCAGCGCAGGCTCGGTGACCCTCGCAGGCCACGACCTCGGCCCGCTGGACGAAGACCAGCGCGCGCGGGTACGTGCCGAACATGTGGGCTTCGTGTTCCAGTCGTTCCAGTTGCTCGACAGCCTCAACGCCCTGGAAAACGTCATGCTGCCCCTGGAACTGGACGGTCGCCGCGACGCCCGCGAACATGCCCGCAGCCTGCTCGAACGGGTCGGCCTGGGTCAGCGCCTGAGCCACTCGCCACGGCAATTGTCGGGTGGCGAGCAGCAGCGCGTGGCCATCGCCCGAGCCTTTGCCGCGGAACCTGCGGTGCTGTTCGCCGACGAGCCGACCGGCAACCTCGACAGCCATACCGGCGAGCGTATCAGCGACCTGCTGTTCGAGCTGAACAAGGAACGTGGTACCACCCTGGTACTGGTCACCCATGACGAACGCCTGGCCCAGCGCTGCCGCCGTCTGATCCGCCTAGACGCCGGCCACCTGGTCGCGCCGCTGGAGCCCTGA
- a CDS encoding L,D-transpeptidase family protein, translating to MLPRFPAVTRCLSLAALLAAGPVAALEFPLPPPGEDVIGQVQVIKAKYEDTFADIGTANDLGYLEMIAANPGVDPWLPGAGTEIILPTRFILPPGPREGIVINLAEYRMYFYPKGQNVVHTYPLGIGREGWGSPIANTKVTAKTPNPTWTPPASIRKEHAEDGDILPAVVPAGPDNPLGPYKFTLGVPGYLIHGSNKKFGIGMRTSHGCFRMFNNNVLELSKMAPVGVPVRIINEPYKFGISAGKVYLEAHTPLDDKGDPSVVDKHTAVINALLKREDLANNLRMNWDMVRDVVAAEDGMPVEIAVPTTGQQPMVSSVPLDMQ from the coding sequence ATGTTGCCGCGCTTTCCCGCCGTCACCCGTTGCCTGTCCCTGGCCGCCCTGCTGGCGGCAGGTCCTGTTGCTGCGCTGGAGTTCCCCCTGCCACCGCCGGGCGAAGATGTCATTGGTCAGGTTCAAGTGATCAAGGCCAAGTACGAAGACACCTTTGCCGATATCGGCACGGCCAACGACCTGGGCTATCTGGAAATGATCGCCGCCAACCCGGGCGTCGACCCCTGGCTGCCGGGCGCCGGCACCGAGATCATCCTGCCGACCCGTTTCATCCTGCCGCCAGGCCCGCGCGAAGGCATCGTCATCAACCTCGCCGAGTACCGCATGTACTTCTACCCGAAAGGGCAGAACGTAGTGCATACCTATCCGCTGGGTATCGGGCGTGAAGGCTGGGGATCGCCGATCGCCAATACCAAGGTCACGGCCAAGACGCCAAACCCGACCTGGACGCCTCCGGCCTCGATCCGCAAGGAACACGCCGAAGACGGTGACATCCTGCCAGCCGTGGTACCGGCAGGCCCGGATAACCCGCTGGGTCCTTACAAGTTCACCCTGGGCGTACCGGGTTACCTGATTCACGGCTCGAACAAGAAGTTCGGTATCGGCATGCGCACCAGCCACGGTTGCTTCCGCATGTTCAACAACAACGTGCTGGAGCTGTCGAAGATGGCCCCGGTCGGTGTTCCGGTACGCATCATCAACGAGCCGTACAAGTTCGGTATCAGCGCTGGCAAGGTCTACCTCGAGGCGCACACGCCGCTGGACGACAAGGGCGATCCGTCGGTGGTCGACAAGCACACCGCAGTGATCAACGCCTTGCTCAAGCGCGAAGACCTGGCCAACAACCTGCGCATGAACTGGGACATGGTGCGTGACGTGGTTGCCGCTGAGGACGGCATGCCGGTGGAAATCGCCGTGCCAACCACCGGCCAGCAGCCAATGGTTTCAAGCGTACCGCTAGACATGCAGTAA
- a CDS encoding arylesterase — protein sequence MRVWLLSAGLALMCMAQGAAAGTVLIVGDSISAAFGLDTRQGWVALLEQRLKTEGIDATVVNASISGDTSAGGQARLPALLAEHKPELVVLELGGNDGLRGQLPTQLQQNLASMIDESRAAGAKVLLLGMRLPPNYGKRYTDAFAQVYENLATQKQVPLVPFFLEGVGGVPELMQADGIHPGQGAQARLLENAWPQLKPLL from the coding sequence ATGCGAGTGTGGTTATTGAGTGCTGGCCTGGCCTTGATGTGCATGGCGCAGGGCGCAGCAGCGGGTACCGTGCTGATTGTCGGCGATAGTATCAGTGCCGCTTTCGGCCTGGATACCCGCCAGGGCTGGGTTGCCTTGCTGGAGCAACGCCTGAAAACCGAGGGAATCGACGCCACCGTGGTCAATGCCTCGATCAGTGGCGACACCAGTGCAGGCGGCCAGGCGCGGCTGCCAGCGCTGCTTGCAGAGCACAAGCCGGAGTTGGTGGTGCTGGAACTGGGTGGCAATGATGGCCTGCGTGGGCAGCTTCCAACGCAATTGCAACAAAATCTTGCCTCGATGATCGATGAGTCCCGCGCGGCCGGTGCCAAGGTGCTGTTGCTGGGCATGCGTTTACCGCCCAATTACGGCAAGCGTTACACCGATGCGTTCGCTCAGGTTTATGAAAATCTGGCGACGCAAAAACAGGTGCCGCTGGTGCCGTTTTTCCTCGAAGGGGTGGGCGGTGTGCCCGAGCTGATGCAGGCCGACGGTATCCATCCGGGGCAGGGCGCCCAGGCGCGCTTGCTGGAAAATGCCTGGCCGCAGCTAAAACCGCTGCTTTGA